A region of Anguilla anguilla isolate fAngAng1 chromosome 18, fAngAng1.pri, whole genome shotgun sequence DNA encodes the following proteins:
- the LOC118217787 gene encoding carbohydrate sulfotransferase 3-like has translation MRNKYAVIFVFIVALVIIEKENNIISRVSDKLTPRQTPHAPLKPNVSAADPLKPTMSSLSSSSCPLTEPSAAFTPPRRRLVHLAEPTRRRRDGGKHILLLAATRTGSSFVGEFFNQQDGTMFYLFEPLWHVERKLSAAAGGTNSSVSAQTYRDVLQQLFLCDFTLLERFIEPPPADHVTAALFRRESSASLCEESVCSPVVKDVFERYHCKERSCGPLNFTLASRSCLRKVHRAIKTVRVRQLESLRPLVEDPRLDVRVIQLVRDPRAVLASRMVAFSYKYKNWKQWQANGEVPVDDDEVKRLKGNCESVRTSAEVGLRRPAWLHRRYMLVRYEDIARYPMQKATEMYRFSGIPFTPQVREWIRKNTQASSEAGGVYSTQKNSSKQVEKWRFTIPFNLAQMVQKVCGPAMKLFGYRFVYNEDMLTNKSYSLLDEKTFHFA, from the exons ATGAGGAACAAGTATGCAGTAATCTTTGTCTTTATCGTGGCTCTCGTCATTATcgaaaaggaaaacaacattaTCTCAAG GGTCTCTGATAAACTCACCCCAAGGCAGACTCCTCACGCACCCCTGAAGCCCAATGTTTCGGCTGCGGACCCGCTGAAGCCCACCatgtcctccctctcctcctcctcttgccCCCTCACTGAGCCCAGCGCGGCCTTCACGCCCCCCAGGAGGCGCCTGGTGCACCTGGCGGAGCCCACGCGGCGGCgcagagatggagggaagcACATCCTCCTGCTGGCGGCCACCAGGACCGGCTCGTCGTTCGTGGGCGAGTTCTTTAACCAGCAGGACGGGACCATGTTCTACTTGTTCGAGCCGCTGTGGCACGTGGAGAGGAAGCTCAGCGCGGCCGCCGGGGGCACCAACTCCTCGGTGTCGGCCCAGACGTACCGGGACGTCCTGCAGCAGCTCTTCCTCTGCGACTTCACCCTGCTGGAGCGCTTCATCGAGCCTCCGCCTGCGGACCACGTCACCGCCGCCCTGTTCCGCCGGGAGTCCAGCGCCTCGCTCTGCGAGGAGTCCGTCTGCAGCCCGGTCGTCAAGGACGTGTTCGAGCGCTACCACTGCAAAGAAAGGTCGTGCGGCCCGCTCAACTTCACCCTGGCCTCCCGGTCCTGCCTGCGCAAGGTCCACCGGGCCATCAAGACGGTGCGGGTGCGGCAGCTGGAGAGCctgcgccccctggtggaggacCCCCGCCTGGACGTGAGGGTGATCCAGCTGGTGCGGGACCCGCGGGCCGTGCTGGCCTCCCGCATGGTGGCCTTCTCCTACAAGTATAAGAACTGGAAGCAGTGGCAGGCGAACGGGGAGGTGCCCGTCGACGACGACGAGGTGAAGCGGCTGAAGGGGAACTGCGAGAGCGTCCGCACGTCGGCGGAGGTGGGGCTGAGGCGCCCGGCATGGCTGCATCGCCGCTACATGCTGGTGCGCTACGAGGACATCGCCCGGTACCCCATGCAGAAAGCCACAGAGATGTACCGATTCTCCGGGATCCCCTTCACGCCGCAGGTGAGGGAGTGGATTCGTAAGAACACCCAGGCGTCCAGCGAGGCTGGTGGCGTTtactccacacagaaaaactCCTCCAAGCAAGTGGAGAAATGGAGGTTCACCATCCCCTTCAATTTGGCCCAAATGGTACAGAAGGTTTGTGGTCCAGCCATGAAGCTATTTGGGTACAGATTTGTTTATAATGAAGACATGCTAACTAACAAGTCATACAGTTTGCTGGATGAAAAGACATTTCACTTTGCATAg